The following are from one region of the Bradyrhizobium sediminis genome:
- a CDS encoding GNAT family N-acetyltransferase, whose translation MAAASVRDNKAQSRFELDVEGTLAFANYRLTPSAVIITHTETPRALRGRGIGSQLVHGALQLIRADGLKVIAGCSFVVDYLHKNPEFADLAG comes from the coding sequence ATGGCTGCAGCATCCGTTCGCGACAACAAGGCGCAGAGCCGGTTCGAACTCGATGTCGAAGGCACACTGGCGTTCGCGAACTACCGCCTGACGCCCTCGGCCGTCATCATCACTCACACCGAGACGCCGCGCGCGCTGCGCGGCCGCGGCATCGGCTCGCAACTGGTGCATGGCGCGCTGCAGTTGATCCGCGCCGATGGGCTGAAGGTGATCGCCGGCTGCAGTTTCGTGGTCGATTACCTGCACAAGAATCCTGAGTTTGCCGATCTGGCCGGGTGA
- a CDS encoding tetratricopeptide repeat protein, with protein MDISTGLTAALLGAALTLSYPATGSAQADQTWQACIGMTSAPDDRISACSAVIDAKAETGRRLAAAYCNRGHGLTEKRELDRALADLDEAVRLDPAYVCAYTNRGRVYAFKRDIQRAMADYDEAIRIDPTFALAYNNRGDAWLGRGDFERALADFNAAIRLDPALAIAYGNRGYTYYRKRDMARAIEDYTMQIKLRPDLLAYINRGNAWRDSEQLDRAAADYAEVIRLAPTDARGWRNRGMIRLYKGDNEGGLADYDKALQYDPADVFSWNNRGQARLRLGDKAGAIADFRKALELRPDLATARASLQKLGVTP; from the coding sequence ATGGATATTTCGACCGGCCTGACCGCAGCTCTGCTCGGCGCAGCATTGACGCTCTCGTACCCCGCCACCGGTTCTGCCCAGGCCGACCAGACATGGCAGGCTTGCATCGGCATGACGTCCGCGCCGGATGACAGGATATCGGCCTGCTCGGCGGTGATCGACGCCAAGGCGGAGACCGGCCGCAGGCTGGCTGCAGCCTACTGCAACCGCGGCCACGGCCTGACCGAAAAGCGCGAACTCGACCGCGCGCTGGCCGATCTCGATGAGGCGGTCCGCCTCGACCCGGCCTATGTCTGCGCCTACACCAACCGCGGCCGCGTCTACGCGTTCAAGCGCGACATCCAACGCGCGATGGCCGACTATGACGAGGCGATCCGCATCGACCCCACATTCGCGCTGGCCTACAACAACCGCGGCGATGCCTGGCTCGGCAGGGGGGACTTCGAGCGGGCTTTGGCCGATTTCAATGCGGCGATCCGGCTCGACCCGGCGCTGGCCATCGCCTACGGCAATCGCGGCTATACCTATTATCGCAAGCGCGACATGGCGCGCGCGATCGAGGACTACACCATGCAGATCAAGCTCAGGCCCGATCTGCTCGCTTACATCAACCGCGGTAATGCCTGGCGCGATTCCGAACAGCTCGACCGCGCCGCCGCCGATTATGCCGAGGTGATCAGGCTGGCGCCGACCGACGCGCGCGGCTGGCGCAATCGCGGCATGATCCGGCTGTACAAGGGTGACAACGAGGGCGGCCTCGCCGACTACGACAAGGCGCTGCAATATGATCCCGCCGACGTGTTCTCCTGGAATAACCGCGGTCAGGCCAGGTTGCGGCTTGGCGACAAGGCCGGTGCGATCGCCGATTTCAGGAAAGCCCTGGAGCTTCGCCCGGATCTCGCGACGGCGCGCGCCAGCCTGCAGAAGCTCGGCGTCACGCCCTAG
- a CDS encoding SPW repeat protein: MSDFRFLGIHRTWEDWCGMLLGVLIVLSPWLSTQSGQETGGGERSYVILNTLTIGILVFGLAQLEYVALQRWEQVAEVAAGLWLIASPYMFGYSGEGALRFWHSILGGFVVLLAALQLWQDWDMNDQDLLKHGQ, from the coding sequence ATGTCGGACTTTCGGTTTCTAGGCATTCATCGAACATGGGAAGACTGGTGCGGCATGCTGCTTGGCGTGCTGATCGTGCTGTCGCCGTGGCTTTCCACGCAGTCTGGCCAGGAAACTGGCGGCGGGGAGCGTAGCTACGTGATCCTGAATACGCTCACGATCGGCATCCTGGTGTTCGGCCTCGCCCAGCTTGAATATGTGGCGCTGCAGCGTTGGGAGCAGGTGGCGGAGGTCGCCGCCGGACTTTGGCTGATCGCCTCGCCTTACATGTTCGGCTACTCCGGCGAGGGTGCGCTGCGGTTCTGGCATTCAATCCTCGGCGGATTTGTGGTGCTGCTGGCGGCACTGCAGCTGTGGCAGGACTGGGACATGAACGATCAGGACCTGCTCAAGCACGGGCAATAG
- a CDS encoding acyl-CoA synthetase translates to MSRRVMNLAHLLRQNARRHGDRPGLIWGDKSWSWREIDARVSALAAALAARGIAKGDRILVHSKNGDEMFWSMFAAFRLGAVWVPTNFRLMPDEVAYLATASGAKAFLCHGDFPDHAAAVQAASPALEFTWRIGEGAFGESSVSEAISAHAGAKFGNTAVDYDDPCWFFFTSGTTGRSKAAVLTHGQMAFVVTNHLADLMPGTTEKDASLVVAPLSHGAGVHQLVQAARGVPTILLSTERFDIDEAFRLIETHRVSNIFTVPTILKMMVEHPAIDRHDHSSLRYIIYAGAPMYREDQKAALNKLGKVLVQYFGLGEVTGNITVLPPALHDPEDGPQARIGTCGFERTGMQVSIQGDDGSELKPFETGEICVIGPAVFAGYYDNPEANAKAFRDGWFRTGDLGHMDEEGFVYITGRASDMYISGGSNIYPREVEEKILTHPAIGEVAVLGVPDPFWGEVGVAVCVAREGAGSVTEADMAAFLAPKVPRYKMPKRFFFWDALPKSGYGKIPKRLVRDELEARGLLDLMKQADGGR, encoded by the coding sequence ATGTCGCGCCGGGTCATGAACCTCGCGCATCTGCTCAGGCAAAATGCCCGCCGCCACGGCGACCGGCCCGGGTTGATCTGGGGCGACAAGTCCTGGAGCTGGCGCGAGATCGACGCCCGGGTTTCGGCGCTGGCGGCGGCGCTCGCCGCGCGTGGCATCGCCAAGGGCGACCGCATCCTGGTGCATTCCAAGAATGGCGACGAGATGTTCTGGTCGATGTTCGCGGCGTTCCGGCTGGGCGCGGTCTGGGTGCCGACCAATTTCCGCCTGATGCCGGACGAGGTGGCGTATCTCGCGACCGCCTCCGGCGCCAAGGCGTTCTTGTGCCATGGCGACTTTCCGGACCATGCGGCCGCGGTGCAAGCCGCGAGCCCGGCGCTCGAATTCACCTGGCGGATCGGCGAGGGCGCATTCGGCGAAAGCTCGGTGAGCGAAGCGATATCGGCGCATGCGGGTGCGAAGTTCGGGAACACAGCGGTCGACTATGACGATCCCTGCTGGTTCTTCTTCACCTCGGGCACCACCGGGCGATCCAAGGCGGCGGTGCTGACCCATGGCCAGATGGCGTTTGTCGTCACCAACCATCTCGCCGACTTGATGCCGGGCACCACGGAGAAGGACGCGTCGCTGGTGGTGGCGCCGCTGTCGCATGGCGCCGGCGTGCATCAACTGGTGCAGGCCGCGCGCGGCGTGCCGACCATCCTGTTGTCGACCGAGCGCTTCGATATCGATGAGGCGTTCCGGCTGATCGAGACCCATCGCGTCAGCAATATCTTTACCGTGCCCACCATCCTGAAGATGATGGTCGAGCATCCCGCCATCGACCGCCACGATCATTCCTCGCTGCGCTACATCATCTATGCCGGCGCGCCGATGTACCGCGAGGACCAGAAGGCGGCGCTGAACAAGCTCGGCAAGGTGCTGGTGCAGTATTTTGGGCTCGGCGAGGTCACCGGCAACATCACGGTGCTGCCGCCCGCACTGCACGACCCCGAGGACGGTCCGCAGGCGCGGATCGGCACCTGCGGCTTCGAGCGCACGGGCATGCAGGTCTCGATCCAGGGCGACGACGGCAGCGAGCTGAAACCGTTCGAGACCGGCGAGATCTGCGTGATCGGCCCCGCGGTGTTCGCCGGCTATTACGATAATCCCGAGGCCAACGCCAAGGCGTTTCGCGACGGCTGGTTCCGCACCGGCGATCTCGGCCACATGGACGAGGAGGGGTTCGTCTACATCACCGGCCGCGCCTCCGACATGTACATATCGGGCGGCTCCAACATCTATCCGCGCGAGGTCGAGGAAAAGATTTTGACTCATCCCGCGATCGGCGAGGTCGCGGTGCTGGGGGTGCCCGACCCGTTCTGGGGCGAGGTCGGCGTCGCCGTCTGCGTCGCGCGCGAGGGCGCCGGCTCAGTGACGGAAGCCGATATGGCCGCGTTCCTGGCGCCAAAGGTGCCGCGCTACAAGATGCCGAAGCGCTTCTTCTTCTGGGACGCACTGCCGAAATCCGGCTACGGCAAGATTCCAAAACGGCTGGTGCGCGACGAGCTTGAGGCGCGGGGGCTGCTGGACCTCATGAAGCAAGCCGATGGCGGTCGCTGA
- a CDS encoding PCC domain-containing protein, whose translation MRSIQQPGAPVTQRIQWAEARGRAFSFTLQAGVPLLEAARRGFAAEGFAGGTLNIRGGALGPFAYVMPALSKTGENAAFYSDTFRPAGVTRLEMGAMTLGSRDGAPFFHCHALWVEADGRAGGGHILPEETMVAEPFEVEAFGIDGALFTAEPDTETNFKLFGPVPSSATGAETKSRAFALRLRPNQDFAGALEAFCRERGITQAKLHGGVGSTIGARFTGGGIVEPFATELMIRSGIIAAGAGGALEAELDIALVDYTGGLAEGRLIRGDNPVLMTMELVIEVLDGS comes from the coding sequence ATGCGAAGCATCCAGCAACCCGGCGCGCCCGTGACCCAGCGCATCCAATGGGCCGAGGCGCGCGGCCGCGCCTTTTCCTTCACGCTGCAGGCGGGCGTGCCGCTGCTGGAGGCCGCGCGCCGCGGCTTTGCGGCAGAGGGCTTTGCCGGCGGCACCTTGAACATCCGGGGCGGGGCGCTCGGCCCGTTCGCCTATGTGATGCCGGCGCTGTCGAAGACCGGCGAGAATGCGGCCTTCTACAGCGACACCTTCCGGCCCGCCGGCGTCACCCGCCTCGAGATGGGAGCGATGACGCTTGGTAGCCGCGACGGCGCGCCGTTCTTCCACTGCCACGCGCTGTGGGTTGAAGCCGACGGCCGCGCCGGCGGCGGCCATATCCTGCCGGAGGAGACTATGGTCGCCGAGCCGTTCGAGGTGGAGGCGTTCGGTATCGACGGCGCGCTGTTCACTGCGGAGCCGGATACCGAGACCAATTTCAAACTGTTCGGGCCGGTGCCGTCTTCGGCTACAGGTGCGGAGACCAAGAGCCGCGCCTTCGCGCTGCGCTTGCGGCCGAACCAGGATTTTGCCGGCGCGCTGGAGGCGTTCTGCCGTGAGCGCGGCATCACGCAGGCGAAGCTGCATGGCGGCGTCGGCAGCACGATCGGCGCGCGCTTCACCGGCGGCGGCATCGTCGAGCCGTTCGCGACCGAGTTGATGATCCGCTCGGGCATCATTGCAGCCGGGGCAGGCGGCGCGCTCGAAGCGGAGCTGGACATAGCCCTGGTCGACTACACCGGCGGCCTCGCCGAGGGCCGGCTGATACGCGGCGACAATCCGGTGCTGATGACGATGGAACTGGTGATTGAAGTGCTTGACGGCTCTTAG
- a CDS encoding AAA family ATPase produces MARRNRSINLPAPYLRRVWLDPARIADREAYPFCLPFLGDEFELSFDRAITIIVGENGTGKSTFLEGIAVLAGYDEAGGGKGYRPVDHSRALEKMGGQLSKALRASWLPKITNGWFFRAESFFSVARYLDEAARGGGGMPPDFLSHSHGEGFLRFFEERCQRQGIFIFDEPESALSPSRQIEFLKLMRQMENSGHCQIIMATHSPMLMAYPNARLLRLSKYGLEPVTVKETDHYKVMREFCDDPAGFVEAAIEE; encoded by the coding sequence ATGGCCAGACGAAATCGCTCAATCAATCTGCCCGCGCCGTATCTGCGCCGCGTCTGGCTCGATCCCGCGCGCATCGCCGACCGCGAGGCCTATCCGTTCTGCCTGCCGTTCCTGGGCGATGAGTTCGAGCTGAGTTTCGATCGCGCCATCACCATCATCGTCGGCGAAAATGGCACCGGCAAGTCCACTTTTCTCGAAGGCATCGCCGTGCTCGCCGGTTATGACGAAGCCGGCGGCGGCAAGGGCTACCGGCCGGTCGATCATTCCAGGGCGCTGGAGAAAATGGGCGGGCAGCTTTCAAAAGCGCTGCGTGCGAGCTGGCTGCCGAAGATCACCAACGGCTGGTTCTTCCGCGCCGAGAGTTTCTTTTCCGTCGCGAGATATCTCGACGAGGCCGCCCGAGGCGGCGGCGGTATGCCGCCTGACTTCCTCTCCCATTCCCATGGCGAGGGCTTCCTGCGCTTCTTCGAAGAGCGCTGCCAGCGCCAGGGCATCTTCATCTTCGACGAGCCGGAATCCGCGCTGTCGCCCTCGCGCCAGATCGAGTTTCTCAAGCTGATGCGGCAGATGGAAAATTCCGGCCACTGCCAGATCATCATGGCCACGCATTCGCCCATGCTGATGGCCTATCCGAACGCGCGGCTGCTGCGGCTGTCGAAGTACGGGCTGGAGCCGGTGACCGTGAAGGAGACGGATCACTACAAGGTCATGCGGGAGTTTTGCGATGATCCGGCGGGGTTCGTGGAGGCGGCGATAGAGGAGTGA